Proteins from one Aythya fuligula isolate bAytFul2 chromosome 11, bAytFul2.pri, whole genome shotgun sequence genomic window:
- the FAM169B gene encoding protein FAM169B, with protein MEAKGGGRAAAGCLYLVDTVVGDPEALQADAETYYEKLLKQSSSTRDVFSIPGREKVKLEDSCVCFVPLYRNHPTCKMLLLTDPQDKETVLALYLNQCWWPLEDVVKTADPSRDGLISVQTFRERIVLFVLNYIIFGMLEGSPANDAFFLPHSATECAKILWRNGEAVAFYSVKMKGSLCDGTTSQCYLLPVLDTIFVQRKYRRGGLGMKMLHDFCQSFKAEDALGISCPISAAMYQVCQKFLQTYPEEQKRLWEVEAPGDWSQRVNIWLKIQMESSPSGTIHLISPEDEEVSNGKYSN; from the exons ATGGAGGCCAAGGGAGGAGGACGAGCAGCCGCTG GTTGCCTTTACTTGGTAGATACAGTAGTGGGAGATCCAGAGGCTCTGCAAGCAGATGCTGAGACATATTATGAAAAACTCTTGAAGCAGTCATCATCCACTCGTGATGTTTTTTCTATCCCTGGAAGAGAAAAG gttAAACTTGAAGAttcctgtgtgtgttttgtCCCTCTCTACCGAAATCATCCTACTTGCAAAATGTTGCTGTTAACTGATCCACAGGATAAAGAGACAG ttTTGGCACTTTATTTGAACCAGTGTTGGTGGCCTCTTGAAGATGTTGTAAAGACAGCTGATCCTTCTAGAGATGGATTAATTTCG GTCCAGACGTTTAGAGAAAGGATTGTCCTCTTTGTTCTGAACTACATTATTTTTGGAATGCTAGAAGGGAGTCCAGCTAATGATGCATTCTTTCTACCTCACTCTGCCACTGAGTGTGCCAAGATACTCTGGAGAAATGGCGAGGCCGTTGCCTTTTACTCGGTCAAGATGAAAG GGAGCCTATGTGATGGTACTACCAGTCAATGTTACTTGCTGCCAGTTTTGGATACTATATTTGtccagagaaaatacagaagaggtGGCCTGGGGATGAAAATGCTGCACGATTTCTGTCAGTCTTTCAAGGCTGAGGATGCCTTGGGGATCAGTTGCCCTATTTCTGCTGCCATGTATCAAG TTTGCCAGAAATTCTTGCAGACTTATCCTGAGGAGCAGAAGCGACTGTGGGAGGTGGAAGCACCAGGAGATTGGAGCCAGCGAGTGAATATCTGGTTAAAAATTCAGATGGAGTCATCCCCTTCAGGAA CTATTCATCTCATTTCTCCAGAGGATGAAGAAGTCTCTAATGGAAAATACTCAAACTAG